In Streptomyces sp. V4I8, one genomic interval encodes:
- a CDS encoding transposase family protein, translating into MSWNVTTGLEADQLEALVVRVHTMLVEDPDPPVVPGRMWALGLYKSVVLVLFLLRQNPVQQAAAELFHISQATVSRRWTTLLPVVETALAEHVPDPADASHGRIVLVDGTLVTTWDWASEGTTMFSGKHRDTGFNLQVAATLSGDLLAVSAPVPGSRHDMYAWRQSHFPKAFADRESMGDLGYVGSGMLTARRKPPGQERPVKDKVFNQSIGKLRAAVERAIAHLKDWKVLATRYRGPLTRFPLVAKTVTALAFYKNGW; encoded by the coding sequence TTGAGCTGGAACGTTACGACAGGGCTGGAAGCGGATCAACTGGAGGCCTTGGTGGTCCGGGTCCACACGATGCTGGTGGAGGACCCCGATCCGCCCGTGGTGCCGGGACGGATGTGGGCGCTGGGCCTGTACAAGTCCGTGGTCCTGGTGTTGTTCCTGCTGCGGCAGAACCCCGTCCAGCAAGCGGCGGCGGAACTGTTCCACATCTCCCAGGCCACCGTCTCGCGCCGGTGGACCACGCTGCTCCCGGTGGTGGAGACGGCCCTGGCCGAGCATGTGCCCGACCCCGCCGACGCCTCACACGGCAGGATCGTCCTGGTCGACGGGACCCTGGTCACCACGTGGGACTGGGCGAGCGAGGGCACCACGATGTTCTCCGGCAAGCATCGTGACACAGGCTTCAACCTGCAGGTCGCCGCCACTCTCAGCGGGGACCTGCTCGCCGTCTCCGCGCCGGTACCCGGCAGCCGGCACGACATGTACGCCTGGCGCCAGTCCCACTTTCCCAAAGCCTTCGCCGACCGGGAGAGCATGGGGGATCTGGGCTATGTCGGCTCCGGCATGCTCACCGCCCGCCGCAAGCCACCCGGTCAGGAACGCCCCGTCAAAGACAAAGTGTTCAACCAGAGCATCGGCAAGCTCCGCGCCGCCGTCGAACGAGCGATCGCACATCTGAAGGACTGGAAGGTCCTCGCCACTCGCTATCGCGGCCCTCTCACCCGGTTCCCCCTCGTCGCCAAGACCGTCACCGCCCTCGCCTTCTACAAGAACGGCTGGTGA
- a CDS encoding DUF6192 family protein: MFRGPEASGTAGRRVGRGGRRTPRSAWRAGGWRARRLRKEEGEAIHDRAFGDHVAAQVATDFLSRPRVASQAAGTLDRPAPVQHSPVGPAAAGRGGRTVLWTA; the protein is encoded by the coding sequence CTGTTTCGAGGTCCAGAAGCCTCTGGCACCGCCGGGCGGCGGGTCGGCCGCGGTGGGCGCAGGACACCGCGGAGCGCCTGGCGGGCTGGTGGGTGGAGAGCCCGCAGACTCCGCAAGGAGGAGGGCGAGGCGATCCACGACCGGGCGTTCGGCGACCACGTCGCCGCGCAGGTGGCCACCGACTTCCTGAGCCGACCGCGTGTCGCCTCTCAAGCGGCCGGCACCCTGGATCGCCCAGCACCTGTTCAACACAGCCCAGTCGGCCCGGCGGCGGCAGGCCGAGGAGGCCGAACCGTTCTCTGGACAGCCTGA